The genomic DNA AGCCAGGCAGGCAGCAAGGACCGCCAGCTGCCAGATGAAGCCGGGGCCACCCGCGTCGCGGATCAGGTCATCGAGCATCTTGCCAAAAGCCGGATGCGCAACTTGGAGTTCGTTCAGGGAAGTGGGATTCATGCTTTGCCATGGCTGGCAGGGACCATCCGGTCAGGATCAGCGGCCCCTGGCAAGGTAAGCGGGACACTGCATGACGTCACTGCATGCCCCGCGACCAAAAAGTCAGCCATTCTAGCCGCCCTGCTCCGCGCGGCGCAGGATTGGCGCTGGGCCTGCCGGGCAACCTGGTCCCTTTTCCATGCGCGGATCGCTGTCAGCCGCACCTTCCCCGGCAATCCGGCATGCGACGCCACGGCTCGGCAATGCGTTGCAGCCGATCTCGCAGGTCCGCCCCCGGATGCAAGGGGCCACATAACAGGTCGACGCAATAGTCGATCACCCGTGCCCGCCCGGGCGGGTTCAGCATGCCGTGGTCAAGACCAGCGACGGTCTCGATCTGCAACTGCGAGAAGCCGGCAAGGCCAGCCAGCGTTGGCCCGAAGAAGCGCGCCAGCTCGAAAGGCCCGGGATCGTCCGGCCCGAACAGCAGGCGCAGGACCGTGCCGCGTGCGTCGAGCGTCCGGAGCAAGTCCTCGATTTCCCACTGCTCGTGCGCGGCAGGCTTGGGAAGGACCGATGCCGCGTTGATGCCGGGCGTGCCCTCTTCTGCCGTGGGTGCGCTGCGGCCATGGATCAGCCAGCGGGGCCGTGTGAACGGCTCCCGGCGCAACAAGCGCTGCAGGTTGACCAGCACGGCGCCCACCACGCCCGGGTGCGCGCCCGCGGCATGCAGGCTGACATTGGCGCCATAGCTCACGCCGAAGGCCACCACCTCGCGATGGCCGTGGGCAAGCAACCAGTCGCAGGCGGTGATGGCATCGCGGTATCCGTCCGGATCGGCCGGCACGGCCGCGATGGCCTGCGCGCCAACGGATGCGTCCCCGATGCCCCGCACATCGATGCGAAACGAGGCAACCCCGCGCGCCGCCAGCCGGCGCGCCAGCATGACGCCGCAACGGCCGGCACCGACGTGATGCGTGCCGCCGGAATTGTTGATCAGCACGGCCGGCCGCTCGATGCGCGCCCCGAGCGGCTCGCACAACATGCCAAACAGGCCCTGGCCAAAACGCACGGGCGTTTCCATCCATTCGCCGGAGCACAGGCAAGAGGCCTCTGCAGCCACCATCGCCCCGCCCCCTGGGCCAGGCTCGCCAGCCGGTGCCGCTGGCGCCATATCGGCAATCCAGCCTGCCACCGCCGCGAAGGTCGCCTCCGGCGGGGTGCCATGCAGCGGATCCTGCAACCAGTCGATCACCTCGGGGAAAGGCACCACCCGCACCTGCGCGCCCAGCGTGCCGTAGTGGTGCGCCAGCGGGTCAACCTGGGGCTCCCCGCCTGCGACCAGGATTCTCGGGGCGGGCGCGCGTGGCGCATCGAGCAAGTCGAGGCCGCCAAGGCCATCGACCACCGCGCCTGAGAAATGGATGCCAAGGATGTCGATGCCCGCTTGCTGGCCAGTGCCAGGCGCAGGCCCGGACTCCACCGCGCGGCCAGCAAGCGAGCGCCAGGTCTGTGCGATCATCTTCATCTCCCGCACCAGCATCCTGCCGCTCGCCACGGGCGCAAGCAGCGCCAGCGCATCGACGCGCAGCCCGGCCACGCGGCGCTCGGCAGCCAGCGCCGCCAGCGAGGCGCCGCCGCGCACGCCCAGCAGCACGAGTTCCTGGGCACCGGACATGCGCCTGAGCAACTTGCCAGCGGCGCCGATCCCGGCAAGCCAGGCGTCGATGCAGGACGCGCCCGGCGCCGGCGCGCCGGCATGGTCAGGGTCGGCGGAGTCACCGGTGCCTGGATAGTCGAACCTGAGCACAGGCACGCCCTGGGCCGCAAGCCGCTCCGCTAGCCGCGCCAGGCCGGCATGCGTCCACAAGGCTTCGTGCCCGATCGCATTGCACAGCAGCACCGCGCGCTGTCCCTGGGCCGGGTGGTACCAGCCAAAACATCCGTCGAAGTGCAGCGGCGTCATGGCGCAAACGCCTTGCGCCTGGCCTGCCGTGCGCCCCCGCAGCAACGCCCAGGCGCTCGCAACGCGCCTGCAACTGGCCGCGATCGATCTTGCCGTTCACGTTCATGGGAAGGCCGTCGAGGCAGACGATGCGATCCGGTTGCGCGTAGACCGGCAGGCTCTGCCTGCAAGCCAGCCGGATCCGCGCCATGCGCGCGCCGAGCTCGCCCAGCGCTGCGTCGCCCGATGCCTGCACAAAGGCGATCAGCCCTATCGGCTTGCCGGCGTCATCCAGTGGCCACGCCAGCACGGCGCACTGCGCGCTGCCGCTGGCAGCCTGCACGACCTGCTCGATCTCCTGCAATTCCACGCGGTTGCCGCGAATCTTCACCTGCATGTCGATGCGGCCGTGGTAAAGCAACCCATCGGGCGATTCGGCCACGGCATCGCCGGTGCGATACCAGCGGCTGCACGCCCGCCCGGGATAGGTGCGTGTGAAGAAGCGCTGCGCGTCGAGCGGGTTGGCGCGCAGATAGCCCTTGGCAAGCTGCGCGCCGCCGATCAGCAGTTCGCCCTGCGCGCCGGGCGGCACCGGCGCAAGCGCGTCGTCGACAATCATCAGCTCGACCCCGGCATATGGCTTGCCGAGCGGCACCGCGGGACGCGACGCATCGGCAAGAAAAGTCTCGGTCAGCTCAAAGGTGAGCATGATCACCGTCGCCTCGGTGGGTCCGTAGCCGTTGACGATGCGCGTGTTCGGCGCCGCCCGCGACCACGCCCGCGCCAGCGTCTTGGGCAAGGCCTCGCCCCCCATCAAGGTCATCCGCACGCTGGGAAACGCGCCGGGCGTCAACTTGCGGAACTGCTGCATCAACGCCAGTACGGAGGGCACGCTGGCCCAGTGGGTAATCCCGTGTTCACGGATAAAGCCGGCCAGGTAGAGCGGATCTTGCAGAGATGGCACATACAGGCAGCCTCCGTTCGCCCAGCAAACGTGCATGTCATGCACCGAGAAATCGAAGGTGAGATCGGCGAACTGGCTAAAGCGCGCGCCAGGCTCGCATGGAAAGCGCCGCATCTGCGCGCTGACATAGGCCGCAGCGCTGGCGTGCGGGATCATGACGCCCTTGGGCGGCCCGCTGGTGCCGGAGGTAAAGATCAGGTAGGCGAGGTCATCGCCTGAAACGGTCACGGGCGGCCCAGGCGGGTCATGCACAAGGGCGCCGGCGGCAACGGGGCGAAACGCGCGCCGCCTCCCGGACACCCGGTTGCCGGCAGCGACTCGGGATCCATCAAGAGAATGCGCAGATACGGCGGCAGCAACGGCATCAACGCAACAAGCTGCGCTGCGCATGCGCGATCGACCACCATCACGCGCGCGCCTGAGCGCTGGACGATGGCGGCGTTGCGTGCCGGGGGAAATTTGGGGTGCAACGGCACGTAGGCCATGCCGGCGGCGAGCACGCCGAGCAGGCCGGCGTACGCGCAGACGCTGCGGTGCGCGAACAGGATGCAGTTGCGGCTCCCGTCGCCTGAATGCGCCGCCAGCGCGGCACTCACGCGGCCCGCGCGCGCGCGCAGTTCCTCATAAGCGTAAAAGCGTCCGTCGACCCACAAGGCGTGGTCGCGGGGCTGCCGTGCAGCCGTCTCGAAGAAGAAAGAATGCAACATCCCGCCTCCCGACCGAGCGCGTCGCCCCCTTTACGGGACCGGCGCGCCCTGGAACCCCATCCGAACAGTGTGCGGCGCCGATCCACCTTGCGCGGTCGCGCGCCGTTGTACTTGCCTGGCGCGCGTTGTCTTGCCAACTTAGCCTGCATTGCCCGACAAGACAAGTTACGACGCCTTTAATGTATTGAACTTAAGAGCTTGTTCCATTGGTGCGAATGGGCGATGCAAATGGAGGCGGACTGCGCTCTACGATGGCGGCAATCATTTGTCCGGGAGCGGGTGCGCACCGGCCAGCCCCGTGCTGGCACCATTCGCGACTGGGTTTCCCCGAGCCGGCGCGCGCCT from Cupriavidus sp. D39 includes the following:
- a CDS encoding serine aminopeptidase domain-containing protein, yielding MPVLRFDYPGTGDSADPDHAGAPAPGASCIDAWLAGIGAAGKLLRRMSGAQELVLLGVRGGASLAALAAERRVAGLRVDALALLAPVASGRMLVREMKMIAQTWRSLAGRAVESGPAPGTGQQAGIDILGIHFSGAVVDGLGGLDLLDAPRAPAPRILVAGGEPQVDPLAHHYGTLGAQVRVVPFPEVIDWLQDPLHGTPPEATFAAVAGWIADMAPAAPAGEPGPGGGAMVAAEASCLCSGEWMETPVRFGQGLFGMLCEPLGARIERPAVLINNSGGTHHVGAGRCGVMLARRLAARGVASFRIDVRGIGDASVGAQAIAAVPADPDGYRDAITACDWLLAHGHREVVAFGVSYGANVSLHAAGAHPGVVGAVLVNLQRLLRREPFTRPRWLIHGRSAPTAEEGTPGINAASVLPKPAAHEQWEIEDLLRTLDARGTVLRLLFGPDDPGPFELARFFGPTLAGLAGFSQLQIETVAGLDHGMLNPPGRARVIDYCVDLLCGPLHPGADLRDRLQRIAEPWRRMPDCRGRCG
- a CDS encoding amino acid adenylation domain-containing protein, which produces MTVSGDDLAYLIFTSGTSGPPKGVMIPHASAAAYVSAQMRRFPCEPGARFSQFADLTFDFSVHDMHVCWANGGCLYVPSLQDPLYLAGFIREHGITHWASVPSVLALMQQFRKLTPGAFPSVRMTLMGGEALPKTLARAWSRAAPNTRIVNGYGPTEATVIMLTFELTETFLADASRPAVPLGKPYAGVELMIVDDALAPVPPGAQGELLIGGAQLAKGYLRANPLDAQRFFTRTYPGRACSRWYRTGDAVAESPDGLLYHGRIDMQVKIRGNRVELQEIEQVVQAASGSAQCAVLAWPLDDAGKPIGLIAFVQASGDAALGELGARMARIRLACRQSLPVYAQPDRIVCLDGLPMNVNGKIDRGQLQARCERLGVAAGAHGRPGARRLRHDAAALRRMFWLVPPGPGTARGAAVQCDRARSLVDACRPGAASGAACGPGRACAQVRLSRHR
- a CDS encoding AMP-binding protein, producing the protein MLHSFFFETAARQPRDHALWVDGRFYAYEELRARAGRVSAALAAHSGDGSRNCILFAHRSVCAYAGLLGVLAAGMAYVPLHPKFPPARNAAIVQRSGARVMVVDRACAAQLVALMPLLPPYLRILLMDPESLPATGCPGGGARFAPLPPAPLCMTRLGRP